The proteins below come from a single Dasypus novemcinctus isolate mDasNov1 chromosome 22, mDasNov1.1.hap2, whole genome shotgun sequence genomic window:
- the LOC101423766 gene encoding saoe class I histocompatibility antigen, A alpha chain-like — translation MAPGTLLLLLSGALALTPTRAGPHSLRYFETGVSRPERGDPHYIAVGYVDDTQFVRFDSDAASPRMEPRAPWIQREGPEYWERETRICKGNAQTYRVDLRNLRGYYNQSAAGSHTLQVMSGCDVGPDGRLLRGYYQHAYDGADYLALNEDLRSWTAADTAAQISRRKWEDAGEAEHHRAYLEGRCVEYLQRYLESGKETLLRTDPPSSHVTRHPTPDRGVTLRCWALGFYPAEITLTWQRDGEDQTQDMEFVETRPAGDGTFQKWAAVVVPSGEEERYTCQVQHEGLPEPLTLRWEPPSQPPILIVGIVAALVILGVSVVAGVLIWRRKSSGGKGGSYAQAASSDSAQGSDVSLEASKA, via the exons ATGGCGCCGGGGAccctcctcctgctgctctcGGGGGCCCTGGCCCTGACCCCGACCCGGGCGG GCCCCCACTCCCTCAGGTATTTCGAGACCGGCGTGTCCCGGCCCGAGCGCGGGGACCCCCACTACATCGCCGTGGGCTACGTGGACGACACGCAGTTCGTGCGGTTCGACAGCGACGCGGCGAGTCCGAGGATGGAGCCGCGGGCGCCGTGGATTCAGCGAGAGGGGCCCGAGTACTGGGAGCGGGAGACGCGCATCTGCAAGGGCAACGCGCAGACTTACCGTGTGGACCTGCGCAACCTGCGCGGCTACTACAACCAGAGCGCGGCGG ggtctCACACCCTCCAGGTGATGTCTGGCTGCGACGTGGGCCCCGACGGGCGCCTCCTCCGCGGGTACTATCAACACGCCTACGACGGCGCCGACTACCTCGCCCTCAACGAGGACCTGCGCTCCTGGACGGCGGCGGACACGGCGGCGCAGATCAGCCGGCGCAAGTGGGAGGATGCCGGTGAGGCAGAGCACCACAGAGCCTACCTGGAGGGCAGGTGCGTGGAGTACCTGCAGAGATACCTGGAGAGCGGGAAGGAGACGCTGCTGCGCACAG ACCCCCCAAGTTCACACGTGACCCGCCACCCCACCCCTGACCGTGGGGTCACCCtgaggtgctgggccctgggcttctACCCGGCGGAGATCACGCTGACCTGGCAGCGGGACGGGGAGGACCAGACCCAGGACATGGAGTTTGTGGAGACCAGGCCTGCGGGGGACGGAACCTTCCAGAAGTGGGCGGCTGTGGTGGTGCcttctggggaggaagagagatacaCGTGCCAGGTGCAGCACGAGGGGCTGCCCGAGCCCCTCACCCTGAGATGGG AGCCGCCTTCCCAGCCCCCCATCCTCATCGTGGGAATCGTGGCTGCCCTGGTCATCCTTGGAGTGTCCGTGGTGGCTGGAGTTCTGATCTGGAGGAGGAAGAGCTCAG GTGGAAAAGGAGGGAGCTACGCTCAGGCTGCTT CCAGCGACAGTGCCCAGGGCTCTGATGTGTCTCTCGAGGCTTCTAAAG CGTGA